Proteins encoded in a region of the Lathamus discolor isolate bLatDis1 chromosome Z, bLatDis1.hap1, whole genome shotgun sequence genome:
- the KLHL36 gene encoding kelch-like protein 36 isoform X1, translating into MSARSAAEPAVMEGTRQTRICRPHKISESSKVYRWDDHSSLVLQSLNEQRHRGLFCDIVLVVDEQRVPAHRNLLAVCSDYFNSMFTIGMREAHQKEVELFGASYIGLKAVVDFLYGSELSLDGGNIDYVLETAHLLQIWKVVDFCCEYLENEVSEENYLYLQELASIYNLKRLDSYIDSFILKNFGTLSFTPDFLQNISLQKLCQYLNSSNVQQECEHDLLQAALQWLTQYPERENEAYQVLDNIHFPLIPKSDLLHRVKPAVCSLLPKEANCEGFIEEAVHYHNNVTAQPVLQNKRTALRTCEERLLFVGGEVSERCLELSDDTCFLDTKKGQWVAETPLPARRSHHCVAVLGGFIFIAGGSFSRDNGGDAASNLLYRYDPRCNQWIKVASMRQRRVDFYLGAVTDMLVAVGGRNENGALSSVETYSPQKDSWSYIAGLPRFTYGHAGTVFKEFVYISGGHDYQIGPYRKNLLCYDYRTDVWEEKRPMIVARGWHSMCTLQDHIYSIGGSDDNIETMARFDILSVESYSPQCNQWTRVAPLLQANSESGVAVWEGKIYILGGYSWEETVFSKTVQVYDKEKNKWYKGTDLPKAIAGVSACVCALKPKTEDKKKKTKTRKHQDRGR; encoded by the exons ATGTCAGCAAG AAGTGCTGCGGAGCCGGCTGTCATGGAGGGAACCAGGCAAACCAGGATCTGTCGTCCTCACAAGATAAGCGAGTCCTCAAAG GTGTACAGGTGGGATGACCACTCCAGTCTGGTTCTTCAGAGCCTGAATGAACAGAGGCACCGAGGCCTCTTCTGTGACATTGTCCTCGTGGTGGATGAACAGAGAGTCCCTGCCCATCGGAACCTCCTCGCCGTTTGCAGCGACTACTTCAACTCTATGTTCACCATTGGTATGAGAGAAGCCCACCAAAAAGAGGTAGAACTTTTTGGAGCTTCTTACATTGGACTTAAGGCTGTGGTAGATTTCCTTTATGGCAGTGAGCTGTCTTTAGATGGAGGCAATATTGACTATGTGCTTGAAACAGCTCATCTGCTGCAGATCTGGAAGGTGGTTGACTTCTGCTGTGAGTACCTGGAGAATGAAGTCAGCGAGGAGAACTATTTGTACCTGCAAGAGCTGGCCTCTATTTACAACCTGAAGCGCCTTGACTCCTACATTGACTCTTTCATCTTGAAGAACTTTGGCACACTGTCTTTCACTCCGGACTTCCTGCAGAACATTTCCTTGCAGAAGCTGTGCCAATACCTGAACAGCAGCAATGTGCAGCAGGAGTGTGAGCACGActtgctgcaggctgccttGCAATGGCTTACCCAGTACCCGGAAAGGGAGAATGAGGCTTACCAGGTTCTGGATaacattcattttcctttgataCCTAAAAGTGATCTTCTCCACCGAGTCAAGCCTGCTGTCTGCTCTCTTCTTCCCAAAGAAGCAAACTGTGAGGGATTCATAGAAGAGGCAGTGCACTATCACAACAACGTCACAGCTCAGCCGGTGCTGCAGAACAAGCGGACAGCCCTGAGGACCTGCGAGGAGAGGCTCCTCTTTGTAGGTGGGGAGGTTTCGGAGCGCTGCCTGGAACTGAGTGATGATACCTGCTTCCTGGACACCAAAAAAGGGCAGTGGGTAGCAGAGACCCCTCTCCCAGCCAGACGAAGTCACCACTGTGTTGCAGTCTTGGGAGGCTTCATCTTCATAGCTGGAGGCAGCTTTTCAAGAGACAATGGAGGGGATGCAGCTTCAAATCTGCTATATAGGTATGATCCCCGCTGTAACCAGTGGATAAAG GTTGCCTCCATGAGACAGCGCCGTGTAGATTTCTACCTGGGAGCTGTTACCGACATGCTGGTAGCTGTTGGTGGCAGGAATGAAAACGGAGCACTTTCTTCAGTCGAGACTTACAGTCCTCAGAAGGATTCATGGTCCTACATTGCAGGCTTGCCCAG GTTTACCTACGGCCATGCTGGAACAGTCTTCAAGGAATTTGTGTACATTTCAGGAGGCCATGATTACCAAATCGGCCCCTACAGAAAAAACCTGCTGTGTTATGACTACCGCACGGATGTCTGGGAGGAGAAGAGACCAATGATTGTTGCCCGAGGGTGGCACAGCATGTGCACCTTACAGGACCACATCTACTCCATCGGTGGCAGTGATGACAACATAGAAACCATGGCTCGCTTTGACATTCTGAGTGTGGAGTCCTACAGCCCTCAGTGTAACCAGTGGACCAGAGTTGCTCCTCTGCTGCAAGCAAACAGTGAGTCAGGGGTGGCAGTTTGGGAGGGAAAGATTTACATCCTTGGAGGCTACAGCTGGGAAGAAACGGTCTTCTCCAAAACGGTCCAGGTTTAtgataaggagaaaaataagtggTACAAAGGAACCGACTTACCCAAAGCAATCGCTGGTGTGTCTGCATGTGTCTGTGCGTTGAAACCCAAAACAgaggacaagaagaaaaagacaaaaacaagaaaacatcaaGATCGAGGAAGATGA
- the KLHL36 gene encoding kelch-like protein 36 isoform X2, with translation MEGTRQTRICRPHKISESSKVYRWDDHSSLVLQSLNEQRHRGLFCDIVLVVDEQRVPAHRNLLAVCSDYFNSMFTIGMREAHQKEVELFGASYIGLKAVVDFLYGSELSLDGGNIDYVLETAHLLQIWKVVDFCCEYLENEVSEENYLYLQELASIYNLKRLDSYIDSFILKNFGTLSFTPDFLQNISLQKLCQYLNSSNVQQECEHDLLQAALQWLTQYPERENEAYQVLDNIHFPLIPKSDLLHRVKPAVCSLLPKEANCEGFIEEAVHYHNNVTAQPVLQNKRTALRTCEERLLFVGGEVSERCLELSDDTCFLDTKKGQWVAETPLPARRSHHCVAVLGGFIFIAGGSFSRDNGGDAASNLLYRYDPRCNQWIKVASMRQRRVDFYLGAVTDMLVAVGGRNENGALSSVETYSPQKDSWSYIAGLPRFTYGHAGTVFKEFVYISGGHDYQIGPYRKNLLCYDYRTDVWEEKRPMIVARGWHSMCTLQDHIYSIGGSDDNIETMARFDILSVESYSPQCNQWTRVAPLLQANSESGVAVWEGKIYILGGYSWEETVFSKTVQVYDKEKNKWYKGTDLPKAIAGVSACVCALKPKTEDKKKKTKTRKHQDRGR, from the exons ATGGAGGGAACCAGGCAAACCAGGATCTGTCGTCCTCACAAGATAAGCGAGTCCTCAAAG GTGTACAGGTGGGATGACCACTCCAGTCTGGTTCTTCAGAGCCTGAATGAACAGAGGCACCGAGGCCTCTTCTGTGACATTGTCCTCGTGGTGGATGAACAGAGAGTCCCTGCCCATCGGAACCTCCTCGCCGTTTGCAGCGACTACTTCAACTCTATGTTCACCATTGGTATGAGAGAAGCCCACCAAAAAGAGGTAGAACTTTTTGGAGCTTCTTACATTGGACTTAAGGCTGTGGTAGATTTCCTTTATGGCAGTGAGCTGTCTTTAGATGGAGGCAATATTGACTATGTGCTTGAAACAGCTCATCTGCTGCAGATCTGGAAGGTGGTTGACTTCTGCTGTGAGTACCTGGAGAATGAAGTCAGCGAGGAGAACTATTTGTACCTGCAAGAGCTGGCCTCTATTTACAACCTGAAGCGCCTTGACTCCTACATTGACTCTTTCATCTTGAAGAACTTTGGCACACTGTCTTTCACTCCGGACTTCCTGCAGAACATTTCCTTGCAGAAGCTGTGCCAATACCTGAACAGCAGCAATGTGCAGCAGGAGTGTGAGCACGActtgctgcaggctgccttGCAATGGCTTACCCAGTACCCGGAAAGGGAGAATGAGGCTTACCAGGTTCTGGATaacattcattttcctttgataCCTAAAAGTGATCTTCTCCACCGAGTCAAGCCTGCTGTCTGCTCTCTTCTTCCCAAAGAAGCAAACTGTGAGGGATTCATAGAAGAGGCAGTGCACTATCACAACAACGTCACAGCTCAGCCGGTGCTGCAGAACAAGCGGACAGCCCTGAGGACCTGCGAGGAGAGGCTCCTCTTTGTAGGTGGGGAGGTTTCGGAGCGCTGCCTGGAACTGAGTGATGATACCTGCTTCCTGGACACCAAAAAAGGGCAGTGGGTAGCAGAGACCCCTCTCCCAGCCAGACGAAGTCACCACTGTGTTGCAGTCTTGGGAGGCTTCATCTTCATAGCTGGAGGCAGCTTTTCAAGAGACAATGGAGGGGATGCAGCTTCAAATCTGCTATATAGGTATGATCCCCGCTGTAACCAGTGGATAAAG GTTGCCTCCATGAGACAGCGCCGTGTAGATTTCTACCTGGGAGCTGTTACCGACATGCTGGTAGCTGTTGGTGGCAGGAATGAAAACGGAGCACTTTCTTCAGTCGAGACTTACAGTCCTCAGAAGGATTCATGGTCCTACATTGCAGGCTTGCCCAG GTTTACCTACGGCCATGCTGGAACAGTCTTCAAGGAATTTGTGTACATTTCAGGAGGCCATGATTACCAAATCGGCCCCTACAGAAAAAACCTGCTGTGTTATGACTACCGCACGGATGTCTGGGAGGAGAAGAGACCAATGATTGTTGCCCGAGGGTGGCACAGCATGTGCACCTTACAGGACCACATCTACTCCATCGGTGGCAGTGATGACAACATAGAAACCATGGCTCGCTTTGACATTCTGAGTGTGGAGTCCTACAGCCCTCAGTGTAACCAGTGGACCAGAGTTGCTCCTCTGCTGCAAGCAAACAGTGAGTCAGGGGTGGCAGTTTGGGAGGGAAAGATTTACATCCTTGGAGGCTACAGCTGGGAAGAAACGGTCTTCTCCAAAACGGTCCAGGTTTAtgataaggagaaaaataagtggTACAAAGGAACCGACTTACCCAAAGCAATCGCTGGTGTGTCTGCATGTGTCTGTGCGTTGAAACCCAAAACAgaggacaagaagaaaaagacaaaaacaagaaaacatcaaGATCGAGGAAGATGA